The following are from one region of the Pectobacterium actinidiae genome:
- a CDS encoding CmpA/NrtA family ABC transporter substrate-binding protein: MSDSKTKSMTVSRRQFLLGSAALGGSLMLPGLMNSAWAAGSDAPEKKEIRVGFIPLTDCASVVMAAVKGFDKKYGITIVPSKEASWAAVRDKLVSGELDAAHILYGQLYGLQMGLSGSQSNMAALMTLNQNGQGITLANQLREANVTDLAGLQKYIAASPAGTYTFAQTFPTGTHAMWLYYWLASAGIHPLNDVRTVVVPPPQMVMNMKIGNMVGYCVGEPWNQRAISEKIGFTAATSQDIWPDHPEKVLGTRADWVNANPNSARALTAAILEASRWIDASDDNRRETAGVVAGRAYINAKEDTIVGRMLGQYENGLGKSWKDEHAMRFYHDGSVNYPYLSDGMWFLTQHKRWGLLTEEPDYLAVAKQVNRIDIYKQAADAVGNVPLPGSDMRSSVLIDGRRWDGSDPAGYANSFSVKK, encoded by the coding sequence ATGAGTGATTCCAAAACCAAAAGCATGACCGTCTCTCGCCGCCAGTTTCTATTGGGGAGTGCTGCACTAGGAGGCAGCCTGATGCTGCCGGGGTTGATGAATAGCGCCTGGGCTGCCGGTTCCGATGCGCCGGAGAAAAAGGAAATTCGGGTTGGGTTTATCCCGTTGACGGACTGCGCCTCGGTCGTGATGGCGGCAGTGAAAGGCTTCGATAAGAAATATGGCATCACCATTGTTCCCAGCAAAGAAGCCAGTTGGGCAGCGGTACGCGACAAGCTGGTATCGGGCGAACTGGATGCCGCACACATTCTGTATGGTCAGCTATACGGTCTGCAAATGGGGCTGTCTGGATCGCAGAGCAACATGGCGGCATTGATGACGCTTAACCAGAACGGACAAGGGATTACGCTGGCAAACCAACTGCGCGAAGCCAACGTAACAGATCTCGCTGGGTTGCAAAAATATATCGCGGCCAGCCCGGCGGGTACTTACACCTTCGCGCAAACCTTTCCTACTGGCACCCACGCCATGTGGCTCTATTACTGGCTGGCCTCCGCCGGGATTCACCCGCTGAACGACGTGCGCACTGTGGTAGTGCCGCCACCGCAGATGGTGATGAACATGAAGATTGGCAACATGGTTGGCTATTGCGTCGGTGAGCCATGGAACCAGCGCGCTATCAGCGAAAAGATCGGCTTTACCGCCGCTACCTCGCAAGACATTTGGCCGGATCACCCGGAAAAAGTACTGGGCACCCGCGCTGACTGGGTGAATGCCAACCCGAATAGCGCCCGTGCGCTGACCGCCGCGATCCTTGAGGCGTCGCGCTGGATTGATGCTTCGGACGACAACCGTCGTGAAACGGCAGGTGTCGTTGCCGGACGTGCGTACATCAATGCCAAAGAAGACACCATCGTCGGGCGCATGCTGGGCCAGTACGAGAACGGGCTGGGGAAAAGCTGGAAAGACGAACACGCGATGCGTTTCTACCACGACGGTTCCGTGAACTACCCGTACCTGTCCGATGGTATGTGGTTCCTCACTCAGCATAAACGCTGGGGTTTACTCACCGAAGAGCCGGATTATCTGGCTGTGGCGAAGCAGGTTAACCGTATTGATATCTATAAGCAGGCGGCCGATGCGGTAGGGAATGTGCCGTTGCCCGGTAGCGATATGCGCAGCAGCGTGCTCATCGATGGCCGTCGCTGGGATGGTAGCGATCCGGCGGGTTATGCCAACAGTTTTAGCGTGAAGAAATAA
- a CDS encoding ABC transporter ATP-binding protein codes for MRTTPIIQVQQVSQRFNTASGEFLALDQVSFDIHTGETISLIGHSGCGKSTLLNLIAGLTLPSSGGLLCDNREIDGPGPERGVVFQNHSLLPWLTTYENVALAVRQVFRGQMNKREMHEWITHNLELVHMEHALNKRPNEISGGMKQRVGIARALAMKPKVLLMDEPFGALDALTRAHLQDAVMEIQQRLQTTIVLITHDVDEAVLLSDRVLMMTNGPAATVGEIMTVDLERPRSRVVLADDPRYHHYRQQVLHFLYEKQPKAA; via the coding sequence ATGCGTACAACACCCATTATTCAAGTGCAGCAGGTGAGCCAGCGTTTCAATACCGCCAGCGGTGAGTTTCTGGCGCTGGATCAGGTGAGTTTTGATATTCACACCGGTGAGACGATCAGCCTGATCGGCCATTCCGGCTGCGGCAAATCGACGTTATTGAATCTGATTGCTGGCCTGACGCTACCGAGCAGCGGCGGCCTGCTGTGTGACAACCGTGAAATCGATGGCCCGGGGCCGGAGCGCGGCGTGGTCTTTCAGAACCATTCGCTGCTGCCGTGGTTGACCACCTATGAAAACGTGGCGCTGGCGGTACGTCAGGTGTTTCGCGGTCAGATGAACAAACGCGAAATGCACGAATGGATTACCCACAATCTCGAACTGGTGCATATGGAGCACGCGCTGAACAAGCGGCCGAATGAGATCTCTGGCGGGATGAAACAGCGTGTGGGGATTGCCCGTGCGCTGGCAATGAAGCCGAAAGTGCTGCTGATGGATGAACCCTTCGGCGCGCTGGATGCGCTGACCCGCGCACATCTTCAGGATGCGGTGATGGAGATTCAGCAGCGGTTGCAAACCACGATTGTGCTGATTACGCACGATGTCGACGAAGCGGTGCTGTTATCGGATCGCGTACTGATGATGACCAACGGCCCGGCGGCGACAGTGGGGGAAATCATGACGGTCGATCTGGAACGTCCGCGTTCACGCGTCGTGCTGGCCGACGATCCACGCTACCACCACTATCGTCAGCAGGTGCTGCATTTCTTATATGAAAAACAGCCTAAAGCAGCCTGA
- the ntrB gene encoding nitrate ABC transporter permease, whose product MKNQAQVIPITADSTPETVHSADITPLPTKPAMPAKAPAAPAFAYRPLLRKLFQQLFPAVLGLGLLVAVWQIAALNSENFPTPWTTWLAALSLFADPFYIAGPNDQGIGWNVLASLQRVGIGFGLAALVGIPTGFLIGRFTFLANMLNPIISLLRPVSPLAWLPIGLLLFQRAEPASSWTIFICSIWPMILNTAEGVRRIPQDYLNVARVLKLSEFTIMRKILLPAVLPNVLTGVRLSIGVAWLVIVAAEMLTGGVGIGFWIWNEWNNLNVENIIIAIVVIGVIGLLLEQGLVWIANRFSYENR is encoded by the coding sequence ATGAAAAACCAGGCTCAGGTCATTCCCATTACCGCGGATAGCACCCCGGAAACCGTACACAGCGCCGACATTACGCCGCTGCCAACTAAACCCGCAATGCCTGCAAAAGCACCGGCGGCACCAGCTTTCGCCTACCGCCCGCTGCTGCGCAAGCTGTTTCAGCAACTGTTCCCTGCGGTATTGGGGCTAGGGCTGCTGGTTGCGGTCTGGCAGATTGCCGCGCTCAACAGTGAAAACTTCCCGACGCCGTGGACGACCTGGCTTGCGGCGCTCAGCCTCTTTGCCGATCCGTTTTACATCGCAGGGCCGAACGATCAGGGTATCGGCTGGAACGTATTGGCCTCGCTGCAACGCGTTGGCATTGGCTTCGGACTGGCGGCACTGGTCGGCATTCCTACTGGCTTCCTGATTGGTCGTTTTACCTTTCTGGCCAATATGCTCAACCCGATCATTTCGCTGCTACGCCCGGTCAGTCCGCTGGCCTGGCTGCCTATCGGTCTGCTGCTGTTCCAGCGTGCCGAACCGGCATCCAGTTGGACTATTTTTATCTGCTCCATCTGGCCGATGATCCTCAACACCGCCGAGGGCGTGCGTCGCATCCCACAGGATTACCTGAATGTAGCGCGGGTGTTGAAGCTCTCCGAATTCACCATCATGCGCAAGATTCTGCTGCCTGCGGTGCTGCCTAACGTCTTGACTGGTGTGCGTTTGTCGATTGGCGTCGCCTGGCTAGTGATTGTCGCCGCAGAAATGCTGACTGGCGGCGTCGGTATCGGCTTCTGGATTTGGAATGAGTGGAACAACCTGAATGTGGAAAATATCATTATCGCCATCGTGGTGATTGGCGTTATCGGTCTGCTGCTTGAGCAGGGGCTGGTGTGGATTGCTAACCGTTTCAGCTATGAAAATCGCTAA
- the cydA gene encoding cytochrome ubiquinol oxidase subunit I: MFDVVELSRLQFALTAMYHFLFVPLTLGLSFLLAIMNTTYVLTGKQIYKDMTKFWGKLFAINFALGVATGLTLEFQFGTNWSYYSHYVGDIFGAPLAMEGLMAFFLESTLIGLFFFGWDRLTKVQHMLVTWFVALGSNFSALWILVANGWMQNPIAAEFNYETMRMEMLSFAELVLNPVAQVKFVHTVAAGYTAGAMFVLGISSYYLLRGRDIAFAKRSFAIAASFGLASVLSVIVLGDESGYVMGDVQKTKLAAIEAEWETQPAPASFTLFAIPNQETMQNDYAIHVPYLLGLIATRSLDKPVVGIKNLMAQHEIRIRNGMTAYGLLEELRSGNTAPAVRAQFEATKHDLGYGLLLKRYTDDVANASENQIQQATNDSIPRVAPLYIAFRLMVGCGVLMLGIFALSFWSVIRGRMGQRKWLHRVALYGIPLPWIAIESGWFVAEYGRQPWAVGEVLPTAIANSSLEAHDILLSMGLICGLYTLFLIAEMYLMFKFARLGPSSLKTGRYHFEQPTTQSLATPAKP, translated from the coding sequence ATGTTTGATGTCGTTGAGCTGTCGCGGCTGCAATTTGCCCTGACTGCCATGTATCACTTTCTTTTCGTCCCGCTGACGCTGGGGTTGTCTTTCCTGCTGGCCATTATGAACACCACTTATGTGTTGACCGGCAAGCAAATCTATAAGGACATGACCAAATTCTGGGGCAAATTGTTCGCCATCAACTTTGCGCTGGGCGTGGCAACCGGTCTGACGCTGGAATTCCAGTTCGGTACCAACTGGTCTTACTATTCTCACTACGTGGGCGATATTTTTGGTGCGCCGCTGGCAATGGAAGGGCTGATGGCGTTCTTCCTCGAATCCACGCTGATCGGCCTGTTCTTTTTCGGCTGGGATCGTCTGACCAAAGTCCAGCACATGCTGGTGACCTGGTTCGTCGCGCTCGGCTCCAACTTTTCCGCATTGTGGATTCTGGTCGCTAACGGCTGGATGCAAAACCCGATTGCCGCTGAGTTCAATTACGAAACTATGCGCATGGAAATGCTGAGCTTCGCCGAGCTGGTGCTGAACCCAGTCGCGCAGGTGAAGTTTGTGCACACCGTGGCAGCAGGCTACACCGCCGGTGCGATGTTTGTTCTCGGGATCAGTTCTTACTACCTGTTGAGAGGCCGCGATATTGCCTTTGCCAAGCGCTCATTCGCCATTGCCGCCAGTTTCGGTTTGGCCTCCGTGCTGTCCGTCATCGTGTTGGGTGATGAATCCGGCTATGTGATGGGCGACGTACAAAAAACCAAGCTGGCAGCCATCGAAGCCGAATGGGAAACACAGCCTGCCCCCGCCTCTTTCACACTCTTCGCCATCCCCAATCAGGAAACGATGCAGAATGATTACGCGATCCACGTTCCCTATCTGCTGGGGCTCATCGCCACTCGTTCGCTCGACAAACCCGTCGTCGGCATTAAAAATCTGATGGCGCAACATGAGATACGCATTCGCAACGGCATGACGGCCTATGGTCTGCTGGAGGAACTGCGCTCAGGTAACACCGCCCCCGCCGTTCGCGCACAATTTGAGGCCACCAAGCACGATCTTGGCTACGGCCTGCTGCTTAAGCGCTATACCGATGACGTCGCCAACGCCAGCGAAAATCAGATTCAGCAGGCAACCAACGATTCGATTCCTCGCGTCGCGCCGCTGTATATCGCGTTTCGTCTGATGGTGGGCTGCGGCGTGCTGATGCTCGGCATTTTTGCTCTGTCGTTCTGGAGCGTCATACGCGGCCGCATGGGGCAGCGCAAATGGCTGCACCGCGTGGCGCTCTATGGCATCCCCCTGCCCTGGATCGCGATTGAATCCGGCTGGTTCGTCGCCGAGTACGGCCGCCAGCCGTGGGCAGTCGGTGAAGTTCTGCCTACCGCCATCGCCAATTCGTCTCTGGAAGCACACGACATCCTGCTGTCGATGGGGCTGATTTGCGGACTGTATACGCTGTTTCTAATCGCAGAAATGTATCTGATGTTCAAGTTTGCCCGACTGGGGCCAAGCAGCCTGAAAACGGGTCGCTACCACTTTGAACAACCGACGACACAATCCCTCGCGACACCTGCAAAACCTTAA
- the nirB gene encoding nitrite reductase large subunit NirB — MKPHLIVIGNGMASARFVDMLRQLAATRYRITVIGDEPRTSYNRILLSPVLSGEKAFTDTLLTPATLDDDAALPVNFLLGERVTHIDRQRREVTTTQRQLHYDHLVLATGSTPFMPPMPGIDLPGVCGFRTLDDVELMLTTIRQSVPAVVIGGGLLGIEAAAALKLRGADVTLLHRVPVLMERQLDGTASGLLCDSLRERGIACETDVQVVALHGDERGVTAVALADGRTIPAGLVVVTAGVIPASQLARECGLPCNRGVLVDGQLQTADPYISAIGECCELNGETFGLVAPCFAHATLVAQRLAGHAPKDYQREQAATRLKVTGIGVVSGGDINVTPDDEVYTLFDPQTQRYRRLLVRDGRLSGVLLYGDTDDSQRLLAAMDSATEGEMIPPASLLFGFSSPDSDSQPEAVRIPVMSKPILVVVGHGMVGHYFLEQLVERDLHQHYHIVVFGEERHEAYDRVHLSEYFSGRSAASLSLVKDGFFAENGIELRSASEIVAIDRERQCVCDAQGRETAYDKLVLATGSYAFVPPIPGNTRPGCLVYRTLDDLDAIAAQAKKGKSGVVIGGGLLGLEAANALRQLGLDTHVVEFAPRLMAVQLDDGGASMLRRKIEALGVQIHLSKETREITDGEQALHRLCFADGSVLETDLVLFSAGIRPRDKLADSCDLEKGPRGGIVIDDRCQTSDDAIFAIGECALWKGQIFGLVAPGYQMARSVADTLAQRDTPFTGADMSTKLKLLGVEVASIGDAHGRTAGSQSYQWTDGPNEVYKKIVVSADGKRLLGAVLIGDSSDYSTLLQMMLNDMPLPTQPEGLILPARSGEAPKGLGVAALPASAQICSCHNVSKGDISAAVAGGCGELGALKTCTKAGTGCGGCVPLLKQVMEYELTQLGVEVKKDICEHFAYSRQELYHLIRVHEIRSFDSLLERYGHGLGCEVCKPLVGSMLASCWNDYLLQPQHLPLQDTNDRFFANIQKDGTYSVVPRVPAGEITPEGLIAIGQVAQRYNLYTKITGGQRVDLFGARLEQLPAIWRELIDAGFETGHAYGKSLRTVKSCVGSTWCRYGVQDSTGLAIQLEHRYKGLRSPHKVKMAVSGCTRECAEAQSKDIGVIATDKGWNLYVCGNGGMKPRHADLFASDLDTETLLRTIDRVLMFYIRTGDRLQRTSTWMDNLEGGIDYLRQVILEDSLNIGEELDKEMQRVVDAYQCEWQTTLESPERLALFRGFLNSDSPDEAVVMVPERGQIRPAQEHEKTASTEPVALKPAAHEAEWVQVATLGDIPRHAGMAARLGQQQIALFHLPGSEQQVYALENHEPGSGANVLSRGLIGDVAGEPVVISPLYKKRFKLRDGVCPDDSALYVRAWPVRVEADEIWVCRQPLAVPEGVALADTAMAKAS; from the coding sequence ATGAAACCGCATCTGATTGTGATTGGTAACGGGATGGCGAGTGCGCGCTTCGTCGATATGCTGCGCCAACTGGCTGCAACGCGCTATCGAATCACCGTGATTGGTGATGAGCCGCGCACCAGCTATAACCGTATCCTGCTGTCGCCGGTATTGAGCGGCGAAAAAGCGTTTACGGATACGCTGCTGACGCCAGCGACTCTCGACGACGATGCGGCGTTGCCGGTGAACTTTCTGCTGGGTGAGCGGGTAACCCATATCGATCGCCAGCGGCGTGAGGTGACAACGACGCAACGACAGCTGCATTACGATCATCTGGTGTTGGCGACAGGCTCCACGCCGTTTATGCCGCCGATGCCCGGTATCGATCTGCCGGGCGTATGCGGCTTCCGCACGCTGGATGATGTTGAGCTGATGTTGACGACGATTCGCCAGTCCGTCCCGGCGGTGGTGATTGGCGGTGGCCTGCTCGGCATTGAAGCGGCGGCGGCGCTGAAACTGCGTGGTGCCGACGTCACGTTGCTGCATCGCGTCCCGGTTCTTATGGAACGTCAACTGGACGGCACGGCGAGTGGCCTGCTGTGCGACAGCCTGCGCGAACGCGGTATTGCCTGCGAGACGGATGTGCAGGTTGTGGCGCTGCATGGCGATGAACGCGGGGTGACGGCGGTCGCGCTGGCAGATGGCCGTACGATTCCGGCGGGTCTGGTGGTGGTGACGGCGGGCGTGATCCCTGCCAGCCAACTGGCGCGCGAATGCGGCTTGCCTTGCAATCGTGGGGTGCTGGTGGATGGACAACTGCAAACCGCCGATCCGTATATCAGCGCGATTGGCGAATGTTGCGAACTCAATGGCGAAACATTTGGGCTGGTTGCCCCGTGTTTCGCCCATGCCACGCTGGTGGCACAGCGCCTTGCTGGACATGCACCGAAAGACTATCAGCGTGAACAGGCGGCGACGCGCCTGAAGGTCACCGGTATTGGCGTGGTCAGCGGCGGCGATATTAACGTTACACCGGATGATGAGGTGTACACCCTTTTTGATCCGCAGACGCAGCGCTACCGCCGTCTGCTGGTTCGCGACGGTCGGCTGAGCGGTGTCCTGCTGTATGGCGACACTGACGACAGCCAGCGTTTGCTGGCCGCGATGGATAGCGCGACAGAAGGCGAGATGATTCCGCCTGCCTCGCTGCTTTTCGGCTTTTCTTCCCCTGATTCTGACTCACAGCCTGAAGCTGTAAGGATTCCTGTCATGAGCAAACCTATTTTAGTGGTCGTCGGCCACGGTATGGTCGGCCACTATTTTCTTGAACAGCTGGTTGAGCGCGACCTGCATCAGCATTACCACATCGTCGTATTCGGCGAAGAACGCCATGAAGCCTATGATCGTGTTCACCTCTCCGAGTATTTTTCCGGCCGCAGTGCCGCTTCGCTGTCGCTGGTAAAAGACGGTTTTTTTGCCGAGAACGGCATTGAGCTACGCAGTGCCAGCGAGATCGTGGCTATCGATCGTGAACGTCAGTGCGTGTGTGATGCGCAGGGCAGAGAAACCGCCTACGACAAACTGGTGCTGGCGACGGGGTCTTATGCCTTTGTTCCGCCGATTCCTGGCAACACGCGCCCCGGCTGTCTGGTGTATCGCACGCTAGACGATCTGGATGCGATTGCAGCACAGGCGAAAAAGGGCAAGTCTGGTGTGGTGATCGGTGGCGGCTTGCTGGGGCTGGAGGCCGCAAACGCTTTGCGTCAACTGGGGCTGGATACGCATGTGGTGGAGTTTGCTCCGCGTCTGATGGCGGTACAGTTGGATGACGGCGGTGCCAGCATGCTGCGCCGCAAGATTGAAGCGCTGGGCGTACAGATTCATCTCAGCAAAGAAACGCGTGAAATCACCGACGGCGAGCAGGCGCTACATCGTCTCTGCTTTGCCGACGGCAGCGTATTGGAAACCGATCTGGTGCTGTTTTCCGCCGGAATTCGCCCACGCGACAAACTGGCGGATAGCTGCGATTTAGAGAAAGGGCCACGCGGCGGCATCGTGATTGATGACCGCTGTCAGACCTCCGATGACGCGATTTTCGCCATCGGCGAGTGTGCACTGTGGAAAGGGCAAATTTTCGGGCTGGTGGCACCGGGCTACCAGATGGCACGCAGCGTGGCGGATACGCTGGCGCAGCGTGACACGCCGTTTACTGGTGCCGACATGAGCACCAAGCTGAAACTGTTGGGTGTGGAAGTGGCTTCGATTGGCGATGCGCATGGGCGTACGGCGGGAAGCCAAAGCTACCAGTGGACGGACGGCCCGAACGAGGTTTACAAGAAAATTGTCGTGTCTGCCGACGGCAAGCGTTTACTGGGGGCGGTATTGATCGGCGACAGCAGCGATTACAGCACGCTGTTGCAAATGATGCTCAACGACATGCCGTTGCCTACACAGCCGGAAGGGCTGATTTTGCCCGCGCGTTCCGGTGAGGCACCGAAAGGGCTGGGCGTGGCAGCCTTACCGGCTAGCGCACAGATTTGTTCCTGTCATAACGTCAGCAAAGGCGATATCTCGGCAGCGGTGGCGGGCGGCTGCGGCGAACTGGGGGCGCTGAAAACCTGCACCAAAGCGGGGACGGGCTGCGGCGGCTGCGTGCCGTTGCTCAAGCAGGTGATGGAGTACGAACTGACGCAGTTGGGCGTTGAAGTGAAAAAGGATATTTGTGAGCACTTCGCCTATTCGCGTCAGGAGCTGTATCACCTGATCCGCGTGCATGAAATCCGTTCTTTCGACAGCCTTCTTGAGCGTTACGGCCACGGTTTGGGTTGCGAAGTGTGTAAGCCGCTGGTGGGGTCGATGCTGGCGTCCTGCTGGAATGACTACCTGCTGCAACCACAGCACCTGCCGTTGCAGGATACCAACGATCGTTTCTTCGCCAATATTCAGAAAGACGGCACCTATTCCGTCGTGCCGCGCGTGCCGGCGGGGGAAATAACGCCAGAAGGCCTGATCGCCATCGGTCAGGTTGCGCAGCGCTATAACCTGTACACCAAGATCACCGGCGGCCAGCGGGTGGATTTATTCGGTGCTCGCTTAGAGCAGCTTCCAGCGATCTGGCGTGAGCTGATCGATGCCGGATTTGAAACCGGCCATGCCTACGGTAAATCGCTGCGTACCGTGAAATCCTGCGTGGGCTCGACCTGGTGCCGCTACGGCGTGCAGGACTCCACTGGACTGGCGATCCAACTGGAGCACCGTTATAAGGGGCTGCGTTCGCCGCATAAAGTCAAAATGGCCGTTTCCGGCTGTACCCGTGAATGTGCAGAAGCGCAAAGCAAAGACATCGGCGTGATTGCCACGGACAAAGGCTGGAACCTGTACGTGTGCGGCAATGGCGGCATGAAACCGCGTCATGCGGATCTCTTCGCCAGCGATCTGGATACGGAAACGCTGCTGCGCACCATCGATCGGGTGCTGATGTTCTATATTCGCACCGGCGATCGCCTCCAGCGCACCAGCACCTGGATGGATAATCTGGAGGGGGGTATCGACTATCTGCGTCAGGTGATTCTGGAGGACAGCCTGAATATCGGTGAAGAGCTAGATAAAGAGATGCAGCGCGTGGTGGATGCCTACCAGTGTGAATGGCAAACCACGTTGGAAAGCCCGGAACGTCTGGCGCTGTTCCGTGGCTTCCTGAACAGCGATAGCCCGGATGAAGCGGTGGTGATGGTGCCTGAACGTGGGCAGATCCGTCCGGCACAGGAGCATGAAAAAACGGCATCAACAGAGCCGGTTGCCCTGAAACCCGCCGCGCATGAAGCGGAGTGGGTACAAGTGGCGACGCTGGGGGATATTCCGCGTCATGCTGGTATGGCGGCGCGTCTCGGACAGCAGCAGATTGCGTTGTTCCATCTGCCGGGTAGCGAGCAGCAGGTCTACGCGTTAGAAAACCACGAACCGGGCAGCGGGGCGAATGTACTGTCGCGTGGACTGATCGGCGATGTGGCAGGCGAGCCGGTGGTCATTTCTCCGCTGTACAAAAAACGCTTCAAGCTGCGGGATGGCGTCTGCCCGGATGACAGCGCGCTGTATGTGCGTGCCTGGCCGGTGCGCGTGGAAGCCGACGAAATCTGGGTATGCCGTCAACCGCTGGCCGTGCCAGAAGGCGTTGCTCTGGCAGACACGGCTATGGCGAAAGCATCATGA
- a CDS encoding nitrate regulatory protein, translating into MVAEPSTTIRFLLASRQCELNSLRYLLQSGELVGKISQLVHLLQRERGTANLFLCSDGRLFADELALREKDVQVAQTHLMTHLAGLEKMTAELPQASRLFSRVASVVYALSLLPSLRQQICQRLLPQPQAMTFFNDIVRNLLALVFEVSDTAADPGISRALIAMFSFMQGKELAGQERAIGAAAYAAGCVDEETRQKLLDLIERQERCFDTFLGFSDEENQQRWRAIAVDSEFERLRRIVCTRSPIEKLPEADSLHWFSIATRRIDEMKQMEDELEQTLMQRCRTRIASAEKACSDQRADLEELMAQQEHDDPGYSIFIAGHDVEGQSAQPGWLHSDGVSPQLGRSLLSLVQQQSRRLQAQDHELATLRATLNERKQIDRAKGLLMQHRGLSEEEAYKTLRRMAMSQNKKLIDIATAMLAVADVFGDTP; encoded by the coding sequence ATGGTGGCGGAGCCTTCAACGACAATTCGATTTTTGCTTGCCTCGCGCCAGTGTGAGCTGAACAGCCTGCGTTACTTGCTGCAAAGCGGTGAGCTGGTGGGCAAGATCAGCCAACTCGTCCATCTATTACAGCGTGAGCGGGGAACGGCCAATCTATTTCTCTGCTCCGATGGTCGACTGTTCGCCGACGAACTGGCGCTACGTGAGAAAGACGTGCAGGTAGCGCAGACGCACTTGATGACGCATCTGGCTGGATTGGAAAAAATGACGGCGGAGTTGCCGCAGGCGAGCCGTTTATTCAGCCGTGTTGCCAGCGTGGTTTATGCGCTGAGCTTGTTGCCCTCGCTGCGCCAGCAGATTTGCCAGCGTTTGCTGCCTCAGCCGCAGGCGATGACGTTTTTTAACGACATTGTCCGCAATCTGCTGGCGCTGGTTTTTGAGGTTTCGGACACGGCGGCCGACCCGGGGATTTCCCGCGCGCTGATTGCCATGTTTAGCTTTATGCAGGGGAAAGAGCTGGCGGGGCAGGAGCGTGCTATTGGCGCGGCGGCCTATGCGGCGGGCTGCGTCGATGAGGAAACTCGGCAAAAGCTGCTGGATTTGATTGAACGCCAGGAGCGCTGTTTCGATACCTTTCTGGGTTTTAGCGATGAAGAAAACCAGCAGCGCTGGCGTGCTATCGCGGTAGACAGCGAGTTTGAGCGCCTGCGCCGTATTGTGTGCACCCGCAGCCCGATAGAAAAGCTGCCGGAGGCCGATAGCCTGCACTGGTTTTCGATTGCCACGCGGCGCATTGATGAAATGAAACAGATGGAAGATGAACTGGAGCAGACACTGATGCAGCGCTGCCGTACCCGCATTGCGTCAGCGGAGAAGGCATGTAGCGATCAGCGTGCGGATCTCGAAGAGTTGATGGCGCAGCAGGAGCATGACGATCCCGGCTATTCGATATTTATCGCCGGCCATGATGTAGAAGGGCAAAGTGCGCAGCCCGGCTGGCTACATAGCGATGGCGTTAGCCCACAGCTGGGACGTTCGCTGCTGTCGCTGGTGCAACAACAGTCGCGTCGCTTACAGGCGCAGGATCATGAATTGGCTACGCTACGAGCCACGTTAAATGAAAGAAAACAGATCGATCGTGCGAAGGGCCTGCTGATGCAGCACCGTGGATTAAGTGAAGAAGAGGCATATAAAACCCTGCGCCGCATGGCGATGAGCCAGAATAAAAAGCTGATTGACATCGCGACGGCGATGCTCGCGGTAGCCGATGTATTTGGTGATACCCCTTAA